A window of the Lactuca sativa cultivar Salinas chromosome 5, Lsat_Salinas_v11, whole genome shotgun sequence genome harbors these coding sequences:
- the LOC111880396 gene encoding sugar transporter ERD6-like 6 encodes MSFRDENEDGKDLRKPFLHTGSWYRMGSRQSSMMTSSQMIRDRSVSVLACVLIVALGPIQFGFTGGYSSPTQSEISRDLKLTVSEFSLFGSLSNVGAMVGAVASGQIAEYIGRKGSLMIAAIPNILGWLAISFAQDSSFLYMGRLLEGFGVGIISYTVPVYIAEIAPQNMRGGLGSVNQLSVTIGIMLAYLLGLFVHWRVLAILGTLPCLILIPGLFFIPESPRWLAKMGMTDDFEASLQVLRGFDTDITQEVNEIKRSVASSNRRAAIRFSDLKQRRYWFPLMIVFGLLVLQQLTGTNGVLFYSSTIFESAGISNSNVATFGLGAIQVIATGVSTWLVDKTGRRILLIVSSSTMTLSLIVVAASFFIKGFADDGSTTYTVMGILSLIGVVGMIIGFSLGMGPIPWIIMSEILAVNIKGLAGSVATLANWFICWVVTLTAPLLLAWSSGGTFTLYMVTSGITVVFVALLVPETKGKTLEEIQSSFR; translated from the exons ATGAGTTTCAGGGATGAGAATGAAGATGGGAAGGATCTCCGAAAACCCTTTCTTCATACCGGAAGTTGGTATCGTATGGGTTCCCGACAGTCCAGTATGATGACGTCTTCTCAGATGATCAGAGACCGCTCTGTTTCTGTGCTCGCTTGTGTCCTCATCGTTGCCTTAGGCCCCATCCAGTTCGGTTTCACA GGTGGCTATTCTTCACCTACGCAATCGGAAATCAGTCGAGATCTTAAACTTACCGTCTCTGAG TTTTCATTGTTTGGATCTTTATCGAATGTGGGCGCCATGGTTGGTGCAGTAGCTAGTGGTCAAATTGCAGAGTATATTGGCCGAAAAGGA TCGTTGATGATTGCAGCTATCCCAAACATACTTGGCTGGCTTGCTATATCATTTGCCCAA GATTCATCGTTTCTTTACATGGGAAGGTTACTCGAAGGATTTGGTGTTGGGATTATATCATATACA gttccTGTATATATAGCTGAAATAGCACCTCAAAACATGAGAGGGGGATTAGGTTCTGTCAACCAG CTATCTGTGACAATTGGAATTATGCTTGCTTATTTGTTGGGACTTTTTGTTCATTGGAGAGTACTTGCAATTTTGG gAACATTACCTTGCTTAATTTTGATACCTGGCCTCTTTTTCATCCCTGAATCTCCTAGGTGGTTG GCAAAAATGGGAATGACAGATGATTTTGAAGCTTCTTTACAAGTTCTTCGTGGTTTTGATACTGATATTACCCAAGAAGTGAATGAAATTAAG AGGTCTGTGGCATCATCAAACAGAAGAGCTGCAATTCGTTTTTCAGACCTCAAACAAAGAAGATATTGGTTTCCTTTAATG ATAGTATTTGGCTTACTTGTTCTCCAACAGCTAACTGGAACCAATGGCGTTCTCTTCTATTCCAGTACCATATTCGAATCTGCAG GAATATCTAATAGTAATGTTGCGACATTCGGCCTAGGAGCTATTCAA GTGATTGCAACTGGGGTTTCGACATGGTTGGTTGACAAAACTGGCCGCAGGATTTTGCttatt GTCTCTTCTTCTACAATGACTCTGAGTCTCATAGTCGTTGCAGCATCATTCTTCATTAAG ggttttgcagaTGATGGTTCCACCACGTATACTGTAATGGGCATTTTATCATTGATTGGAGTTGTG GGCATGATCATTGGTTTTTCTCTTGGAATGGGGCCGATTCCATGGATTATTATGTCGGAG ATTCTAGCGGTGAATATAAAAGGACTTGCGGGTAGTGTAGCAACATTAGCCAATTGGTTTATCTGTTGGGTCGTTACATTGACGGCACCTTTGCTTTTAGCTTGGAGTAGTGGAG GAACGTTTACTCTGTATATGGTTACGAGTGGTATAACGGTTGTATTTGTGGCCCTTTTGGTACCGGAGACCAAGGGGAAAACATTGGAAGAGATTCAGTCTTCGTTTAGATGA